From the Chloroflexus aurantiacus J-10-fl genome, one window contains:
- a CDS encoding class I SAM-dependent methyltransferase translates to MINQRIFSLLQCPTCRVRPLVVEANGVRCPRCQTLYPFCDGYIDLMPRGAEFDYVSKYVSDEEQLAAELDYRELAPPLLAAGVRDRTLRRLMRWQKNDIVLDNGCGTAKHAVWNAKYVGLMVGSDPATLFADEAVRTVTLAKADSRLLPFADNSFDKVFAIDILEHFPLPVIDAYLAETARVLRPGGRMLAFSNTRERSPIQPLIDVSRFLGRLFVKAGVYDFEREKLRKSDHIKALETWEDVLAAFERAGLRPVKVIFWNSLFTTFVEHVLMKLGEAVIGRNRGRSASESVPTRVSAGAAREIRARQRMRSRLRKKGPVYYALLAVTLLMELDLWLFGWMRCGSYFILVEKPRS, encoded by the coding sequence ATGATCAACCAACGTATCTTTTCACTGTTACAATGTCCAACCTGCCGGGTACGTCCATTAGTGGTTGAAGCCAACGGTGTGCGTTGCCCGCGCTGTCAGACGCTCTACCCGTTCTGCGATGGCTATATCGATTTGATGCCACGAGGGGCAGAGTTCGATTACGTATCAAAGTATGTCAGCGACGAAGAGCAACTGGCTGCCGAACTGGATTACCGGGAGCTGGCACCACCGCTGCTGGCCGCCGGTGTGCGTGATCGCACACTACGCCGACTGATGCGCTGGCAGAAGAACGATATTGTGCTCGATAACGGGTGTGGCACAGCCAAACATGCGGTCTGGAACGCGAAGTATGTGGGGTTGATGGTCGGTTCCGATCCGGCCACGCTCTTCGCCGATGAGGCGGTGCGTACCGTCACCCTGGCGAAGGCCGACTCGCGACTGTTGCCGTTCGCCGACAACAGTTTCGATAAGGTGTTTGCGATTGACATTCTCGAACACTTTCCGTTACCGGTTATCGATGCCTATCTGGCCGAAACGGCCCGTGTGCTGCGTCCGGGTGGACGGATGCTGGCCTTCTCGAACACTCGCGAGCGGTCGCCGATCCAACCGCTGATTGATGTCAGCCGCTTCCTGGGGCGTCTCTTTGTCAAAGCTGGCGTGTACGACTTCGAGCGCGAGAAGCTCCGCAAGTCAGACCATATCAAAGCCCTGGAGACCTGGGAAGATGTGCTGGCGGCGTTTGAACGTGCCGGTCTGCGACCTGTAAAGGTCATCTTCTGGAATAGCCTGTTCACGACTTTTGTCGAACACGTCTTAATGAAACTGGGAGAGGCAGTGATCGGGCGGAATCGGGGACGTTCAGCATCTGAGTCTGTTCCCACCCGAGTCAGTGCCGGTGCAGCGCGTGAAATTCGGGCCCGCCAGCGGATGCGTAGTCGGCTACGCAAGAAGGGGCCGGTCTATTATGCGTTGCTGGCCGTAACCCTCTTGATGGAACTCGATCTCTGGCTGTTTGGCTGGATGCGGTGTGGTAGTTATTTCATTCTGGTTGAAAAGCCACGCTCATGA
- a CDS encoding GNAT family N-acetyltransferase has protein sequence MIDYRVLSPAEFEQFWALDSYAFARQYHRGRYTPAVIAQLRGLFVDGELVAQLQIMPFQMQAGYGELAVGAIGSVATWPQHRRRGYAEQLLRHACAELRERGAVLALLYPFRHTFYQRLGWALAGERRQVQASPDHLQSFAAAPGTYVAATAAHIAELDTIYRGALRGRYGPLVRDHDWWQVDVLHTWSGDRYHAFIWRDEQGRGRSYLIYRLERNEQGDRLVCRDIVALDPVARAQLFVFIARHADQIVAAEIPTPIDAPLNALLPAPAPTSVVPLFMQRVLDTARLLSDYPFAPVGNGRLTIQISDDWLPDNAGRYQIALDNGRAEVTRLGAGEADLACTSATLSQLLSRYLRPRTAAAFGLLAAPNRQALTLLEQALDGLPPFCGDYW, from the coding sequence ATGATTGACTATCGCGTACTCTCGCCGGCAGAATTCGAGCAATTCTGGGCGCTCGATAGTTATGCGTTCGCCCGCCAGTATCACCGTGGTCGCTACACCCCGGCAGTCATTGCTCAACTGCGTGGCCTGTTTGTTGATGGCGAACTCGTTGCGCAGTTGCAAATCATGCCGTTTCAGATGCAGGCCGGATACGGGGAGCTGGCGGTTGGCGCGATTGGCAGTGTAGCCACCTGGCCGCAACATCGCCGACGTGGCTACGCCGAACAATTACTGCGCCATGCCTGTGCTGAACTACGCGAACGCGGGGCTGTGCTGGCGCTCCTCTATCCCTTCCGTCACACGTTCTACCAGCGCCTGGGCTGGGCACTGGCCGGTGAACGTCGACAGGTTCAGGCGTCGCCTGATCATCTGCAATCGTTCGCTGCCGCCCCCGGCACCTACGTTGCCGCAACCGCTGCCCATATCGCCGAACTCGATACCATCTACCGCGGTGCGCTACGTGGACGGTATGGCCCACTGGTGCGCGATCACGACTGGTGGCAGGTGGATGTGCTGCACACCTGGAGTGGTGATCGGTACCATGCTTTTATCTGGCGTGACGAACAGGGACGTGGCCGCTCATACCTGATCTATCGTCTCGAACGGAACGAGCAGGGTGATCGGCTGGTGTGCCGTGACATTGTGGCCCTCGATCCGGTCGCCCGCGCCCAGCTCTTCGTCTTCATCGCCCGGCATGCCGATCAGATTGTGGCGGCTGAGATACCAACGCCTATCGATGCCCCACTGAATGCGCTGCTGCCGGCACCAGCCCCTACGTCTGTTGTCCCACTCTTCATGCAGCGCGTGCTCGATACCGCACGCCTGTTGAGCGACTATCCCTTCGCACCGGTTGGCAACGGGCGTCTAACCATCCAGATTAGCGATGACTGGCTTCCCGACAATGCCGGACGCTATCAGATCGCATTGGATAATGGGCGGGCAGAAGTTACCCGACTGGGGGCCGGTGAGGCCGATCTCGCCTGTACCAGTGCCACCCTCAGCCAGCTTCTCAGCCGCTATCTCCGCCCACGCACAGCGGCTGCGTTCGGTCTCCTCGCCGCACCGAACCGGCAGGCATTGACGCTGCTCGAACAGGCACTCGATGGCCTGCCACCATTCTGCGGTGACTACTGGTGA
- a CDS encoding glycosyltransferase family 4 protein — MLRPLYISPLGRGGVDFGIQNITRATRRAGLASELLRLPELYNFLPMLIPNILPADVVRRFDVVQGRSRIAFSLRGYDRPVVTTVHHLTTDPDLQPYSSFAQRLFYRLVESRYDGLSIAYADAVVCVSRFTQRMVEATYGRRDTVLIYDGIDTDVFVPPPGMQRRDDGLPPANGRIRLLFVGNRTRRKGFDLLPRIMDRLPEDYVLYYTGGFQGRDTGPPHPRMIPIGSPDRDGLVAAYQSCDILLFPSRLEGFGIAPAEALACGRPVVTTNVAALPEVVDDGENGFLVARDDVAGYAEKVQILGEDAALRRRFGEHGRAKVVTHFGYRPLGEGFRQLYGRLCGKG; from the coding sequence ATGCTACGACCTCTCTACATCTCGCCATTGGGCCGGGGCGGTGTTGATTTCGGCATTCAGAACATCACCCGTGCCACCCGTCGCGCCGGCCTGGCCTCTGAACTGCTACGGCTGCCTGAGCTGTACAATTTTCTGCCGATGTTAATTCCCAATATACTGCCCGCCGATGTGGTGCGACGGTTTGATGTCGTCCAGGGCCGATCCCGCATAGCCTTCAGTCTACGCGGGTACGACCGACCGGTGGTCACCACCGTGCATCACCTGACCACCGATCCCGATCTGCAACCGTACAGTTCATTTGCCCAGCGCCTCTTCTACCGCCTGGTCGAGTCGCGCTACGACGGGCTTTCCATCGCCTACGCCGATGCAGTGGTTTGCGTCAGCCGTTTTACCCAACGTATGGTCGAAGCGACCTATGGCCGGCGCGATACCGTTCTCATCTACGATGGCATTGACACCGATGTCTTTGTGCCGCCGCCGGGTATGCAGCGCCGCGACGATGGCCTGCCGCCGGCAAATGGCCGGATTCGCCTGCTCTTCGTCGGCAATCGTACCCGTCGTAAAGGCTTTGATCTGCTGCCACGGATTATGGATCGGCTGCCTGAAGACTATGTACTGTATTACACTGGTGGCTTTCAGGGACGCGATACCGGGCCACCCCATCCCCGCATGATCCCAATCGGTTCACCGGATCGGGATGGTCTGGTGGCCGCCTACCAGAGCTGCGACATTCTACTCTTTCCATCACGGCTAGAGGGTTTTGGGATTGCACCGGCAGAAGCGCTGGCCTGTGGGCGCCCGGTCGTCACCACCAACGTCGCTGCGTTACCCGAAGTGGTTGACGATGGCGAGAATGGGTTTCTGGTAGCCCGTGATGATGTGGCGGGTTATGCCGAAAAGGTACAGATTCTCGGTGAAGATGCTGCCCTGCGCCGCCGTTTCGGCGAGCATGGCCGGGCGAAGGTCGTCACTCATTTCGGCTACCGTCCACTCGGTGAGGGCTTTCGACAGTTGTACGGGCGGTTGTGCGGCAAGGGGTAG
- the lgt gene encoding prolipoprotein diacylglyceryl transferase, whose product MVLYPPDDPFLISFTLFGIPIVVRWYGAIIMTGALIAAMLASRRAVARGYHPDHVWNQLMLGLILGIAGARIYYVVFEWERFAPNPWSALNLTTGGIAIHGAIIGALLSTVIYTRYAKLPYWDWLDVCVPGFLLAQSIGRWGNFFNQEAYGRPTDLPFGLRIDPEYRLPPYNDLSTYPITTLFHPTFLYESIWNLVGVGVLLWLDRRFGRLAPPEQRRLNPGDLLFLYGIIYSIGRFWVEGLRTDSLCANGIGGECEGSIRVAQLVSVTTIVLCAFLLYLNHRRPFAGQTAGTRAESV is encoded by the coding sequence ATGGTTCTCTATCCGCCTGACGATCCTTTTCTGATTAGCTTTACCTTGTTTGGTATTCCGATTGTGGTGCGCTGGTATGGTGCCATCATCATGACCGGTGCCCTGATCGCGGCAATGCTGGCTTCACGCCGGGCTGTTGCCCGTGGCTACCATCCCGATCACGTCTGGAATCAGTTGATGCTGGGGTTGATCCTTGGCATCGCGGGAGCACGCATTTACTACGTGGTATTTGAGTGGGAACGGTTCGCACCGAATCCGTGGAGTGCGCTGAACCTGACAACTGGCGGAATTGCCATTCACGGGGCGATTATCGGCGCATTACTCTCAACCGTGATCTACACGCGCTATGCTAAATTGCCCTACTGGGATTGGCTCGATGTCTGTGTGCCCGGTTTTCTGTTGGCGCAAAGCATCGGACGCTGGGGAAACTTCTTCAACCAGGAAGCGTATGGACGACCAACGGATCTGCCCTTCGGGTTGCGGATCGATCCGGAATATCGCTTGCCGCCCTACAACGATCTGTCTACGTACCCGATTACCACCCTCTTTCACCCTACCTTCCTGTACGAGTCGATCTGGAATCTGGTCGGGGTTGGGGTTCTGCTCTGGCTCGACCGGCGGTTCGGTCGTTTGGCGCCACCTGAACAGCGCCGGCTGAATCCGGGTGATCTGCTGTTTTTGTACGGTATCATCTATTCGATTGGGCGGTTCTGGGTTGAAGGTTTACGCACCGATAGCCTGTGTGCAAATGGGATCGGTGGTGAATGTGAGGGGAGTATTCGGGTTGCGCAACTGGTCAGCGTAACGACGATTGTGCTGTGTGCGTTCCTTCTCTACCTGAACCATCGCCGCCCCTTTGCCGGGCAGACTGCCGGTACACGGGCTGAGTCGGTGTAG
- the purQ gene encoding phosphoribosylformylglycinamidine synthase I, protein MELKALILRAPGINRDADAALACELAGAQPERIHVNRLIERSIRLTDYAMLIIPGGFSYGDHLGAGRLLAVDLIHRLGEELERFVADGRPVIGICNGFQVLVKAGLLPGPLRQSPRVTLTTNESQQFECRWVQLEAVAHSRCRFTQGIEQPIEVPVAHGEGRIAVRDEATLAELEANGLVALRYVGEGYPANPNGSPHAIAGLCNAQGNVLGLMPHPENAVLPHQHPRWTREPARREGDGLQIFRNAVRYAASL, encoded by the coding sequence GTGGAACTGAAAGCACTCATTCTCCGCGCTCCCGGTATTAATCGGGATGCAGATGCGGCGCTGGCCTGTGAGCTGGCCGGTGCCCAGCCCGAACGAATTCACGTCAATCGGTTGATCGAGCGCTCAATTCGATTGACTGACTATGCAATGCTGATTATTCCGGGTGGTTTCTCGTATGGCGATCACCTGGGTGCCGGTCGCTTGCTGGCAGTTGATTTGATCCATCGCCTTGGCGAAGAACTTGAACGCTTTGTTGCCGATGGCCGGCCCGTCATTGGCATCTGTAACGGCTTTCAAGTGTTGGTGAAAGCAGGCTTACTACCTGGCCCGCTGCGGCAGTCACCGCGGGTAACCCTGACGACAAACGAATCGCAGCAGTTTGAATGTCGCTGGGTGCAGCTCGAAGCAGTAGCGCATAGCCGGTGCCGGTTTACGCAGGGTATCGAGCAGCCCATTGAAGTGCCGGTTGCCCATGGTGAAGGACGAATTGCTGTTCGGGATGAGGCAACCCTGGCCGAATTAGAAGCGAATGGGCTGGTAGCACTTCGCTATGTCGGCGAGGGGTATCCGGCGAATCCCAACGGGTCACCACACGCGATTGCCGGTCTGTGCAATGCGCAGGGGAATGTACTGGGGTTGATGCCGCACCCCGAAAATGCTGTGTTGCCCCACCAGCATCCACGCTGGACACGCGAACCGGCCCGACGCGAGGGTGATGGGTTGCAGATTTTTCGCAATGCCGTGCGCTACGCCGCGTCGCTGTAG
- a CDS encoding protein kinase domain-containing protein, with product MLMPDRLPDNLTVRGTNDAYTVLNLIGRGGMGAVYRVRRVSDGSIWALKEMRPLGDISDEELAETQHLFLQEAELLRSLSFPNLPVVIDLFAYEGRPTMIMEFVPGKTLEAILREANAPMLEQQVIAYGIQLCRVLHYLHTRQPPIIYRDLKPANVILTPDGVLKLIDFGVARRHKAGKTKDTIAMGSAGYAPPEQYGRGQTDAASDVYALGATMLHLLTAIPPVPLQPPRRGEIIRINRSVSPETEAIVIRAMSLERDKRFASCLDMEQALHKLLKTPYVDPTLRMQPLPPTKPAAPPPVVPPPASTLPGAGESVGVVCDQCGRLNKPQARFCAGCGTALSGKDVVAEPPLRKPPARLILRSPYRTWEVVLDRSPIRIGRRDPRRAHFPEIDLAEHDRGIASRLHAIIERRGDHYILTDQKSTNGTEINGKQILPNVPQRLQAGDRIKIGEVEMEFRWN from the coding sequence ATGCTGATGCCTGATCGACTTCCAGACAATCTGACCGTGCGGGGAACGAATGATGCGTACACGGTGCTCAACCTCATCGGTCGTGGAGGTATGGGAGCAGTGTACCGTGTCCGGCGGGTGAGTGACGGCAGTATCTGGGCCTTGAAAGAGATGCGGCCGCTTGGCGACATTAGTGATGAAGAGCTGGCTGAAACCCAACACCTTTTTTTGCAAGAGGCTGAACTACTGCGCTCACTATCCTTCCCCAACTTACCGGTTGTGATCGACCTCTTTGCCTATGAAGGTCGGCCCACCATGATTATGGAGTTCGTTCCCGGTAAGACGCTGGAAGCCATTCTCCGTGAAGCGAATGCCCCCATGCTTGAACAGCAGGTTATCGCGTATGGGATTCAGCTTTGTCGAGTTCTGCACTATTTGCACACACGACAGCCACCGATTATCTACCGCGATCTGAAACCGGCAAATGTGATTCTGACGCCGGACGGTGTGTTGAAGTTGATCGATTTTGGGGTGGCACGCCGGCATAAAGCCGGCAAGACGAAAGACACGATTGCGATGGGGTCAGCCGGTTATGCCCCGCCTGAGCAATACGGTCGTGGGCAGACCGATGCTGCTTCAGATGTGTATGCGCTTGGCGCGACGATGCTGCATCTGTTGACGGCCATTCCACCGGTGCCGTTGCAACCTCCCCGGCGGGGTGAGATCATCAGGATCAATCGCTCGGTCTCGCCTGAAACAGAGGCGATTGTGATTCGGGCGATGAGCCTGGAGCGCGATAAACGTTTTGCCAGTTGTCTCGACATGGAGCAGGCACTGCATAAGCTCTTGAAGACGCCATACGTTGATCCGACGCTCCGGATGCAGCCGCTGCCGCCTACAAAGCCGGCAGCGCCACCGCCGGTTGTGCCCCCACCCGCATCAACGTTGCCCGGTGCAGGTGAGAGCGTAGGGGTGGTTTGTGATCAATGTGGACGCCTGAACAAACCGCAGGCACGGTTCTGTGCCGGTTGTGGTACAGCCCTGTCTGGCAAAGACGTCGTAGCGGAGCCACCACTGCGCAAACCACCGGCACGTCTGATCCTGCGCTCTCCCTATCGAACCTGGGAAGTGGTGCTAGATCGTTCGCCGATCCGGATCGGACGCCGTGATCCGCGACGGGCCCATTTTCCCGAAATCGATCTGGCAGAACACGACCGCGGGATTGCTTCCCGCCTGCATGCAATTATCGAACGACGTGGCGATCACTATATTCTCACTGATCAGAAGAGCACTAATGGGACGGAGATTAACGGTAAGCAAATTTTGCCCAACGTGCCGCAGCGTCTGCAAGCTGGTGATCGGATCAAGATCGGTGAGGTAGAGATGGAGTTTCGGTGGAACTGA